Proteins found in one Perca fluviatilis chromosome 9, GENO_Pfluv_1.0, whole genome shotgun sequence genomic segment:
- the dcun1d4 gene encoding DCN1-like protein 4 isoform X3 translates to MPPRKKRRPSAGDDMSAKKSRQDSVFRKHETPQIREEETFSSKRCLEWFYEYAGCDDVVGPEGMEKFCEDIGVEPENVVMLVLAWKLDAQSMGYFTLQEWLRGMGLLQCDSTERLRNSLDYLRSVLSDGTSFKLIYRYAFDFAREKDQRSLDLNTAKCMLGLLLGKTWPLFPVFNQFLEQSKYKVINKDQWCNVLEFSRTINLDLSNYDEDGAWPVLLDEFVEWYKERQMS, encoded by the exons ATGCCTCCTAGGAAAAAGAGGAGACCCTCTGCTGGAGATGACATGTCAGCCAAGAAAAGTCGCCAGGACAG CGTTTtcagaaaacatgaaacaccACAAATCCGGGAGGAGGAGACATTTTCCAGTAAAAGATGCTTGGAGTGGTTCTATGAATATGCAG GTTGTGATGACGTGGTGGGTCCAGAGGGCATGGAGAAGTTCTGCGAGGACATTGGAGTGGAGCCAGAGAAT GTCGTGATGCTGGTTCTTGCTTGGAAGCTGGATGCCCAGAGTATGGGATATTTCACTCTCCAGGAGTGGCTTAGAGGCATGGGCCTACTACA GTGCGACTCCACAGAGAGGCTGAGGAACTCGCTCGACTACCTGAGATCTGTCCTAAGCGACGGCACCAGTTTTAAGCTCATTTATAGATATGCCTTTGATTTTGCTCGG GAAAAGGATCAGAGGAGTTTGGACTTGAACACAGCCAAGTGCATGCTGGGACTTCTTCTGGGAAAGACGTGGCCTCTGTTCCCTGTGTTTAATCAGTTTCTAGAA CAATCCAAGTACAAAGTCATCAACAAAGACCAATGGTGCAATGTTTTAGAGTTCAGCAGGACAATCAACCTGGACCTCAGTAACTACGATGAGGATGGTGCCT ggcCAGTTTTGTTGGACGAGTTTGTGGAATGGTACAAGGAAAGACAGATGTCATAG
- the dcun1d4 gene encoding DCN1-like protein 4 isoform X1, translating to MIEFAMPFEECRESLPQSHLQLNSHLTTLASIHKIHHTLHRLNLTEDVGQDSHPSACCSRAMPPRKKRRPSAGDDMSAKKSRQDSVFRKHETPQIREEETFSSKRCLEWFYEYAGCDDVVGPEGMEKFCEDIGVEPENVVMLVLAWKLDAQSMGYFTLQEWLRGMGLLQCDSTERLRNSLDYLRSVLSDGTSFKLIYRYAFDFAREKDQRSLDLNTAKCMLGLLLGKTWPLFPVFNQFLEQSKYKVINKDQWCNVLEFSRTINLDLSNYDEDGAWPVLLDEFVEWYKERQMS from the exons ATGATCGAGTTTGCAATGCCTTTCGAGGAATGCAGAGAGTCACTCCCTCAATCGC ATTTACAGCTGAATTCCCACTTGACTACGCTGGCGAGCATCCATAAGATCCACCACACCTTGCACAGGCTG AACCTGACAGAAGACGTTGGACAGGATAGCCACCCCTCAG CTTGTTGCTCTAGAGCCATGCCTCCTAGGAAAAAGAGGAGACCCTCTGCTGGAGATGACATGTCAGCCAAGAAAAGTCGCCAGGACAG CGTTTtcagaaaacatgaaacaccACAAATCCGGGAGGAGGAGACATTTTCCAGTAAAAGATGCTTGGAGTGGTTCTATGAATATGCAG GTTGTGATGACGTGGTGGGTCCAGAGGGCATGGAGAAGTTCTGCGAGGACATTGGAGTGGAGCCAGAGAAT GTCGTGATGCTGGTTCTTGCTTGGAAGCTGGATGCCCAGAGTATGGGATATTTCACTCTCCAGGAGTGGCTTAGAGGCATGGGCCTACTACA GTGCGACTCCACAGAGAGGCTGAGGAACTCGCTCGACTACCTGAGATCTGTCCTAAGCGACGGCACCAGTTTTAAGCTCATTTATAGATATGCCTTTGATTTTGCTCGG GAAAAGGATCAGAGGAGTTTGGACTTGAACACAGCCAAGTGCATGCTGGGACTTCTTCTGGGAAAGACGTGGCCTCTGTTCCCTGTGTTTAATCAGTTTCTAGAA CAATCCAAGTACAAAGTCATCAACAAAGACCAATGGTGCAATGTTTTAGAGTTCAGCAGGACAATCAACCTGGACCTCAGTAACTACGATGAGGATGGTGCCT ggcCAGTTTTGTTGGACGAGTTTGTGGAATGGTACAAGGAAAGACAGATGTCATAG
- the dcun1d4 gene encoding DCN1-like protein 4 isoform X4, whose product MEKFCEDIGVEPENVVMLVLAWKLDAQSMGYFTLQEWLRGMGLLQCDSTERLRNSLDYLRSVLSDGTSFKLIYRYAFDFAREKDQRSLDLNTAKCMLGLLLGKTWPLFPVFNQFLEQSKYKVINKDQWCNVLEFSRTINLDLSNYDEDGAWPVLLDEFVEWYKERQMS is encoded by the exons ATGGAGAAGTTCTGCGAGGACATTGGAGTGGAGCCAGAGAAT GTCGTGATGCTGGTTCTTGCTTGGAAGCTGGATGCCCAGAGTATGGGATATTTCACTCTCCAGGAGTGGCTTAGAGGCATGGGCCTACTACA GTGCGACTCCACAGAGAGGCTGAGGAACTCGCTCGACTACCTGAGATCTGTCCTAAGCGACGGCACCAGTTTTAAGCTCATTTATAGATATGCCTTTGATTTTGCTCGG GAAAAGGATCAGAGGAGTTTGGACTTGAACACAGCCAAGTGCATGCTGGGACTTCTTCTGGGAAAGACGTGGCCTCTGTTCCCTGTGTTTAATCAGTTTCTAGAA CAATCCAAGTACAAAGTCATCAACAAAGACCAATGGTGCAATGTTTTAGAGTTCAGCAGGACAATCAACCTGGACCTCAGTAACTACGATGAGGATGGTGCCT ggcCAGTTTTGTTGGACGAGTTTGTGGAATGGTACAAGGAAAGACAGATGTCATAG
- the dcun1d4 gene encoding DCN1-like protein 4 isoform X2 → MHSDAANLQLNSHLTTLASIHKIHHTLHRLNLTEDVGQDSHPSACCSRAMPPRKKRRPSAGDDMSAKKSRQDSVFRKHETPQIREEETFSSKRCLEWFYEYAGCDDVVGPEGMEKFCEDIGVEPENVVMLVLAWKLDAQSMGYFTLQEWLRGMGLLQCDSTERLRNSLDYLRSVLSDGTSFKLIYRYAFDFAREKDQRSLDLNTAKCMLGLLLGKTWPLFPVFNQFLEQSKYKVINKDQWCNVLEFSRTINLDLSNYDEDGAWPVLLDEFVEWYKERQMS, encoded by the exons ATGCACTCTGATGCGGCAA ATTTACAGCTGAATTCCCACTTGACTACGCTGGCGAGCATCCATAAGATCCACCACACCTTGCACAGGCTG AACCTGACAGAAGACGTTGGACAGGATAGCCACCCCTCAG CTTGTTGCTCTAGAGCCATGCCTCCTAGGAAAAAGAGGAGACCCTCTGCTGGAGATGACATGTCAGCCAAGAAAAGTCGCCAGGACAG CGTTTtcagaaaacatgaaacaccACAAATCCGGGAGGAGGAGACATTTTCCAGTAAAAGATGCTTGGAGTGGTTCTATGAATATGCAG GTTGTGATGACGTGGTGGGTCCAGAGGGCATGGAGAAGTTCTGCGAGGACATTGGAGTGGAGCCAGAGAAT GTCGTGATGCTGGTTCTTGCTTGGAAGCTGGATGCCCAGAGTATGGGATATTTCACTCTCCAGGAGTGGCTTAGAGGCATGGGCCTACTACA GTGCGACTCCACAGAGAGGCTGAGGAACTCGCTCGACTACCTGAGATCTGTCCTAAGCGACGGCACCAGTTTTAAGCTCATTTATAGATATGCCTTTGATTTTGCTCGG GAAAAGGATCAGAGGAGTTTGGACTTGAACACAGCCAAGTGCATGCTGGGACTTCTTCTGGGAAAGACGTGGCCTCTGTTCCCTGTGTTTAATCAGTTTCTAGAA CAATCCAAGTACAAAGTCATCAACAAAGACCAATGGTGCAATGTTTTAGAGTTCAGCAGGACAATCAACCTGGACCTCAGTAACTACGATGAGGATGGTGCCT ggcCAGTTTTGTTGGACGAGTTTGTGGAATGGTACAAGGAAAGACAGATGTCATAG